In one Parageobacillus genomosp. 1 genomic region, the following are encoded:
- a CDS encoding H-type small acid-soluble spore protein, with protein sequence MDMNRVKQIVSSPADIPVYYNGVSVWIDGYDEEKQMATVHLRDGRLHEQRDVPVAELSEER encoded by the coding sequence ATGGATATGAATCGTGTCAAACAAATTGTTTCTTCCCCGGCGGATATTCCTGTCTATTATAATGGCGTATCTGTCTGGATTGACGGTTATGATGAGGAAAAGCAAATGGCTACGGTCCATTTGCGTGATGGTCGCCTTCATGAGCAGCGCGACGTGCCGGTAGCCGAATTAAGTGAAGAACGATGA
- a CDS encoding GNAT family N-acetyltransferase: protein MGEIQIKQFMTKNGKKFVVRTAFPKDADKVVTFIKTVIGEAPYLLTTEAEFKVTSEQQKQLLQQMLDDDGKLAILAEYNEEIIGFLDFYNGHRQRIKHQGSFGMIVKKDFRNQGVGKALLTVLLDWAKENPSIEKVCLEVVADNTNALHLYRNFGFVEEGLKTKAIKIDEQTYYDLILMAYFVN from the coding sequence ATGGGAGAGATACAAATAAAGCAATTTATGACTAAGAACGGCAAAAAATTTGTAGTAAGAACTGCTTTTCCCAAAGATGCAGATAAGGTGGTAACATTTATTAAAACTGTTATCGGTGAAGCACCTTATTTACTTACTACCGAAGCGGAATTTAAGGTGACAAGTGAACAGCAAAAACAATTGTTGCAGCAAATGTTGGATGACGATGGAAAATTAGCTATTTTAGCTGAGTATAATGAAGAAATTATCGGATTTTTAGATTTTTATAATGGACATAGGCAGCGGATAAAACATCAAGGCTCTTTTGGGATGATCGTTAAAAAAGATTTCAGAAATCAAGGGGTAGGTAAAGCATTGCTAACTGTTTTATTAGATTGGGCAAAGGAAAACCCTTCAATTGAGAAGGTTTGTCTTGAAGTAGTTGCTGACAATACGAACGCCCTTCATTTATATAGAAATTTTGGATTTGTGGAAGAAGGTCTTAAGACAAAAGCGATTAAGATAGATGAACAGACTTATTATGACTTAATCTTAATGGCTTATTTTGTGAATTAG
- a CDS encoding sugar phosphate isomerase/epimerase family protein: MGYPFYAMDFAFYNSMGIYSFETRCEMLKEIGYDATHLSVWHGERWRDVEKLKNVKEKYGLDVAGVYVVLDLSLGEDHPRNTGILKMMEIMEGCSTVELAIQSVGHHIRPSDPKGDDIAVKWLEKALKIAERRNINILLYTHLSFWVERHEDAVRLCKRLNHPNLGIVFCGYHWYAVDGTNLSATLRAVSPYLKQVNISGSRRDPHGFGGVATIEPLDVGELDNFALLGQLKKIGYNGMIGYQGWSEGGDAYSKLSRSLKAFRDMERRLETHPHWADLKLTP, from the coding sequence ATGGGTTACCCATTTTATGCAATGGATTTTGCTTTCTATAACTCGATGGGCATTTATAGCTTTGAGACTCGGTGTGAAATGTTAAAAGAGATCGGGTATGACGCGACACATTTATCCGTCTGGCACGGAGAACGGTGGAGAGATGTAGAGAAGCTCAAAAACGTTAAGGAGAAATATGGCCTGGACGTCGCTGGCGTGTATGTTGTATTAGACCTTTCATTAGGTGAGGACCATCCAAGAAATACGGGCATTTTAAAAATGATGGAGATCATGGAGGGGTGCTCCACGGTCGAGCTGGCGATTCAATCTGTCGGACATCATATACGCCCTTCAGACCCTAAAGGGGACGACATCGCAGTGAAGTGGCTGGAAAAAGCACTGAAGATTGCTGAACGAAGAAACATTAATATTTTACTTTACACACACCTATCATTCTGGGTTGAACGCCATGAAGATGCAGTAAGACTTTGCAAGCGTCTCAATCATCCTAATCTCGGCATTGTATTTTGTGGCTACCATTGGTACGCAGTCGATGGAACAAATCTATCAGCTACGCTTAGAGCGGTATCCCCTTACTTGAAACAAGTGAACATTTCTGGCAGCCGCCGCGATCCACATGGTTTTGGGGGAGTGGCAACAATCGAGCCTTTGGACGTCGGGGAGTTAGATAATTTTGCGTTACTCGGGCAGTTAAAAAAGATAGGTTATAATGGAATGATTGGCTACCAAGGTTGGAGTGAAGGCGGCGACGCTTACAGTAAGCTAAGCCGTTCACTCAAAGCGTTCCGTGATATGGAACGTAGACTTGAGACACACCCGCATTGGGCTGATTTAAAATTAACTCCATAA
- a CDS encoding DMT family transporter translates to MKPSNVFKPYLALFVGALSVSTSAILVKWAHAPASVIAFYRLFFTVLLMTPFFIRYISELKEISCRDWAFSVFSGVLLAFHFILWFESLNYTSVTSSVVLVTLQPLFAFVGGYVFFKERLTAGALFSALLAITGSVIISWGDFQVSGKALFGDMLALLACAMVTGYWLFGQELRKRLSLMTYTYIVYGISSFVLFLYVIAFRLPLLSYRKIDWLCFVLLAIVPTLLGHSLMNWSVKWVSAATVSMSILFEPVGASILAYFLLGEMIQPSQWIGGIFILTGIGIYLWGENRKGPLPIQESS, encoded by the coding sequence ATGAAGCCATCAAATGTGTTCAAACCATATTTAGCCCTATTTGTAGGAGCGCTTTCCGTTTCTACTTCTGCTATTCTTGTAAAATGGGCGCATGCTCCTGCTTCCGTTATCGCCTTTTATCGACTTTTTTTTACGGTGTTATTGATGACACCTTTTTTTATCAGATATATTAGCGAATTAAAAGAAATCTCCTGTCGCGATTGGGCATTTTCAGTCTTCTCTGGAGTTTTATTAGCATTTCATTTTATTCTTTGGTTTGAGTCGCTGAACTATACTTCCGTAACCAGTTCTGTTGTACTTGTAACATTGCAGCCGTTATTTGCGTTTGTTGGCGGATATGTGTTTTTTAAAGAACGTCTCACTGCAGGAGCATTGTTTAGCGCCCTATTAGCAATCACCGGAAGCGTGATCATCAGCTGGGGCGATTTTCAAGTCAGCGGCAAAGCATTATTTGGTGATATGTTGGCACTGTTAGCATGTGCAATGGTAACAGGATATTGGCTATTTGGTCAAGAATTGCGCAAACGTCTATCATTGATGACATATACATATATTGTATACGGAATTAGTTCTTTCGTGCTTTTTCTTTACGTAATTGCGTTTCGTCTTCCACTGCTTTCCTATAGAAAAATAGACTGGCTATGCTTTGTCTTATTGGCCATTGTGCCGACACTGCTAGGCCATTCTTTAATGAATTGGTCGGTAAAATGGGTAAGCGCGGCAACCGTTTCGATGAGCATTTTATTTGAACCAGTGGGAGCGTCTATATTAGCCTACTTTTTACTTGGGGAGATGATTCAGCCATCCCAATGGATCGGAGGTATTTTCATTTTAACAGGAATCGGGATATATTTGTGGGGAGAAAATCGAAAAGGGCCGCTACCAATACAAGAAAGTAGCTGA
- a CDS encoding thermonuclease family protein — protein MRKLASLLAAVLFTLFFSTSSFAHPGTLDELGGHFRNSDCMYLLHEPTALAMQAKNKAELVQLIKKYNSNAKCTRQLTADKIDLEGHTLGGNSATKSNSSATLQLGKKYPATLVECIDGDTAKFIVNGREYTTRFLFIDTPESTIEVEPYGKEASRFTCSRLKQGSITLETDGSTLFDKYHRLLAWVWVGNKLLQEEVTKAGLVEDFYDYGDYKYEGRVRAAMAEAKRSGAGMHGHSSAKKPDSSRQQQTAEEKTPAPNSPAQENAAQHDDQQKQRDAKADETNSFLYLLIGAAAIIIIYAFTRK, from the coding sequence ATGAGAAAGTTAGCAAGTTTGCTGGCAGCAGTCTTATTCACTCTCTTTTTTTCAACCAGCAGCTTCGCCCATCCAGGTACGCTGGACGAACTAGGCGGACATTTCCGCAATTCAGACTGCATGTACTTGCTGCATGAACCGACAGCACTTGCGATGCAGGCCAAAAATAAAGCAGAGCTTGTCCAATTGATCAAAAAATACAATAGCAATGCCAAGTGCACCCGACAGCTGACGGCGGACAAAATTGACCTAGAAGGACATACGCTGGGCGGAAACTCTGCAACGAAATCAAATTCGTCCGCCACATTGCAATTAGGAAAAAAATATCCGGCAACATTAGTGGAGTGCATTGATGGAGATACAGCAAAGTTTATCGTCAACGGCCGCGAATATACAACCCGCTTTCTATTCATCGATACCCCAGAAAGCACGATCGAAGTCGAGCCGTATGGAAAAGAAGCAAGCCGATTTACTTGTTCCCGCTTAAAACAGGGAAGCATTACATTGGAAACTGACGGCAGCACGCTGTTTGATAAGTATCATCGTTTGCTCGCTTGGGTGTGGGTAGGAAACAAATTGCTGCAAGAAGAAGTGACCAAAGCAGGACTGGTCGAAGATTTTTACGATTACGGAGATTATAAATACGAAGGTCGAGTCCGCGCCGCCATGGCGGAGGCGAAACGAAGCGGCGCGGGAATGCATGGCCATTCATCCGCAAAAAAACCTGATTCTTCCCGTCAACAACAAACGGCGGAAGAGAAAACACCCGCGCCAAACTCACCGGCACAAGAAAATGCAGCGCAGCACGATGACCAGCAAAAGCAGCGCGATGCAAAGGCCGATGAAACAAATTCATTTCTTTACTTGCTTATTGGCGCAGCCGCGATTATCATCATTTACGCTTTCACCCGCAAATAA
- a CDS encoding GNAT family N-acetyltransferase has product MIRDAKKEDLPAIVQIYNETIPTRMVTADLEPVSVESREAWFLAHNPHTRPLWVMEQDGRVCAWLSFQSFYGRPAYRHTAEISIYISEAYRGKGIGKQLLQKAVEEAPNFDIKTLLGFIFAHNEPSLRLFSRFDFETWGRLPRVAELDGIERDLIIVGKRIV; this is encoded by the coding sequence ATGATTAGGGATGCGAAAAAAGAAGACTTGCCTGCAATCGTGCAAATATATAATGAAACGATTCCAACCAGAATGGTTACCGCGGATCTCGAACCGGTGTCGGTGGAAAGCAGGGAGGCGTGGTTTTTGGCCCATAACCCGCATACACGTCCGCTATGGGTAATGGAACAGGACGGTCGTGTGTGCGCTTGGCTCAGTTTTCAATCGTTTTATGGACGGCCGGCCTATCGTCATACAGCAGAAATCAGCATTTATATTTCTGAAGCATATCGCGGGAAAGGAATCGGTAAGCAACTGCTTCAAAAAGCAGTGGAGGAAGCACCAAATTTCGATATTAAAACGTTGTTAGGCTTTATTTTTGCCCATAATGAACCGAGCTTGCGCCTGTTCTCGCGCTTCGACTTTGAAACATGGGGCCGCCTTCCGCGGGTCGCGGAATTGGATGGCATCGAGCGCGACTTAATTATCGTCGGAAAAAGAATTGTATAG
- the mnmA gene encoding tRNA 2-thiouridine(34) synthase MnmA has protein sequence MKKKRVVVGMSGGVDSSVAAYLLKKEGYDVIGVFMKNWDDTNDDGVCTATEDYEDVKRVANQLGIPYYSVNFEKEYWDRVFTYFMDELKRGRTPNPDVLCNTEIKFKAFVDYALSLDADYIATGHYARINRENGQITLLRGKDSNKDQTYFLSQLTADHLSKVLFPLGELTKDEVRKIAKELNLITANKKDSTGICFIGERNFKSFLKNYLPAQPGEIRSLDGEVLGTHDGLMYYTIGQRKGLGIGGKGTGEPWYVVDKDLENNVLLVAQGKNHPALFSTGLIASNISFINGDVRPRTFACTAKFRYRQEDQKVTIHIRPNGTAFVEFEKPVKAVTPGQVAVFYDNDVCLGSAIIDEVIKMDVSTVTVAS, from the coding sequence TTGAAGAAAAAACGAGTTGTCGTCGGAATGTCTGGTGGAGTGGATTCCTCTGTGGCTGCTTACCTTCTTAAAAAAGAAGGGTACGACGTCATCGGTGTATTTATGAAAAACTGGGATGATACCAATGATGATGGTGTATGTACAGCAACGGAAGATTACGAAGATGTTAAGAGAGTTGCCAATCAACTCGGGATTCCTTACTATAGCGTGAACTTTGAAAAAGAATATTGGGATCGTGTATTTACGTACTTTATGGATGAGCTGAAGCGAGGGCGAACACCTAATCCAGATGTTTTATGTAATACAGAAATTAAGTTTAAAGCGTTCGTTGATTACGCCCTTTCACTAGATGCGGATTATATCGCGACTGGTCATTACGCAAGAATCAACAGAGAAAATGGACAAATCACCTTACTACGTGGAAAAGATTCCAATAAAGATCAAACTTATTTTCTTAGCCAGTTAACGGCAGACCATTTGTCTAAAGTTCTATTTCCACTAGGAGAATTAACGAAGGATGAGGTACGAAAAATCGCTAAAGAATTGAACCTTATTACCGCCAATAAAAAAGATAGTACTGGAATCTGTTTTATTGGAGAAAGAAATTTCAAAAGCTTTTTAAAGAATTATTTACCGGCGCAGCCCGGAGAAATTCGTTCACTCGATGGGGAAGTGCTAGGTACTCATGATGGGTTAATGTATTACACAATTGGCCAACGAAAAGGACTTGGAATCGGTGGAAAAGGAACAGGTGAACCTTGGTATGTCGTCGATAAAGATTTAGAAAACAATGTTTTACTTGTCGCTCAAGGTAAGAATCATCCTGCTCTGTTTTCTACCGGTCTTATTGCATCGAACATTAGCTTTATTAATGGAGATGTTCGTCCACGTACATTTGCATGTACAGCTAAATTTAGATACCGTCAAGAAGATCAGAAGGTGACCATTCATATTCGTCCGAATGGAACGGCTTTTGTGGAATTTGAAAAACCAGTTAAAGCTGTTACTCCAGGACAAGTAGCGGTATTTTATGACAATGATGTTTGTCTTGGCAGTGCGATTATTGACGAAGTGATAAAAATGGATGTTTCAACTGTCACTGTGGCATCTTAA
- a CDS encoding LLM class oxidoreductase, with amino-acid sequence MEKFKNHKGYSRMYQENKLTVGLFFPIESYMGDVPEMNIEKQMKLAKRAEELNFASLFVRDVPLRDPNFGDVGQIYDPFTYLGYVAANTEKIALGTGSIILTLRHPLHVAKAAASLDRLSGERLILGVATGDRPIEFPAFSVNPEDRSELFRESVSVMRKVWREHFPAIDSLRVHMTNGDLLPKPKLSDIPLMVTGHSGQSPEWIAEHSDGWIYYPRALKFQRALIENWRSLTEEFKPFTQSLYVDLAEDPYHVPIPIHLGFRTGRVFLIEFLEALQDAGVNHVIINLKYGQRPVEEVIEELGEFVLPHFPALS; translated from the coding sequence ATGGAAAAATTCAAAAATCACAAAGGGTATTCACGCATGTATCAAGAAAACAAACTGACTGTGGGATTATTCTTTCCGATTGAATCGTATATGGGTGACGTCCCTGAGATGAATATAGAAAAGCAAATGAAGTTAGCAAAACGAGCAGAAGAACTCAATTTCGCTTCATTATTTGTGAGAGATGTACCGTTACGCGATCCTAATTTCGGGGATGTCGGACAAATATATGATCCGTTTACGTATTTAGGGTATGTTGCTGCCAACACAGAAAAGATTGCCTTAGGAACGGGAAGTATTATTTTAACGTTGCGCCATCCTCTTCATGTCGCAAAAGCTGCGGCTTCTTTAGACAGATTATCTGGTGAAAGACTTATTCTCGGTGTCGCAACAGGTGACCGTCCAATCGAGTTTCCAGCATTCTCTGTGAATCCAGAAGATCGGAGCGAATTATTCCGAGAATCAGTGTCTGTTATGAGAAAAGTATGGCGCGAGCATTTTCCTGCCATTGACTCTTTACGAGTGCATATGACAAACGGAGATCTTTTGCCAAAACCAAAATTGTCAGACATACCATTAATGGTGACAGGTCACAGTGGACAGTCTCCAGAATGGATTGCTGAACATAGTGATGGCTGGATTTACTATCCACGTGCACTCAAATTTCAAAGAGCATTAATTGAGAATTGGCGTTCGTTAACAGAGGAATTTAAGCCATTTACCCAATCGCTTTATGTTGATTTAGCGGAAGACCCATATCATGTACCAATACCGATTCATCTTGGATTCCGTACGGGGCGCGTTTTCCTTATCGAATTTCTTGAAGCTTTACAAGATGCAGGTGTGAACCATGTCATCATCAACTTAAAATATGGCCAACGCCCAGTAGAAGAAGTGATCGAAGAATTAGGTGAATTTGTGCTTCCACATTTTCCGGCTTTATCATGA
- a CDS encoding threonine synthase, which produces MPFSYVSHLYCPKCKQTYGTNEKHQLCECGSPLLVAYKLDELREDLTPEIIANREPNIWRYHELLPVESSEHIVSLGEGMTPLVPMPRLGKDMDIEQLYMKDEGIIPTGTFKARGAAVGISKAKELGVKKLAMPTNGNAGAAWSLYAARAGIQVTVVMPADAPAITRNECAIAGANLYLVNGLISDAGAIVSKAIQERNMYDASTLKEPYRIEGKKTMGLEIAEQFSWELPDVILYPTGGGVGLIGIYKALKELQALGWVQGKMPRLVAVQAQNCAPIVKAWNEKKQVSEFWPNSSTVAFGINVPKALGDFLVLDALYKTDGCAIAVEDDAIINEQRNVARLEGAFICPEGAAAFVAARRLRERGWIRKGERVVVLNTGIGLKYTHTVDIERPILQPGDHLPEEENYS; this is translated from the coding sequence ATGCCATTCAGTTATGTATCCCATTTGTACTGTCCGAAGTGTAAACAAACATATGGCACAAATGAAAAGCATCAGCTATGCGAGTGCGGTTCGCCTCTGCTTGTTGCATACAAGCTTGACGAATTACGTGAAGACTTAACGCCTGAAATTATTGCAAACAGGGAGCCTAACATATGGCGGTACCACGAATTATTACCCGTAGAAAGTTCTGAGCATATCGTTTCTTTAGGGGAAGGCATGACTCCGCTTGTTCCTATGCCTCGACTTGGTAAAGACATGGATATCGAGCAGTTATATATGAAGGACGAAGGGATAATTCCGACGGGCACCTTTAAAGCGAGAGGAGCAGCTGTTGGCATATCAAAAGCAAAAGAACTGGGAGTCAAAAAGTTGGCTATGCCGACGAATGGAAATGCAGGAGCAGCATGGTCGCTTTATGCAGCAAGGGCAGGAATTCAGGTGACTGTTGTCATGCCAGCGGACGCTCCTGCGATTACAAGGAACGAATGCGCTATCGCTGGAGCCAATCTTTACTTGGTAAACGGTTTAATCAGCGATGCGGGAGCCATAGTCAGCAAAGCAATCCAGGAGCGAAATATGTATGACGCCTCCACGCTCAAAGAGCCTTACCGTATTGAGGGCAAGAAAACGATGGGATTGGAGATAGCGGAGCAATTCTCCTGGGAACTCCCTGATGTAATTTTATATCCGACCGGAGGAGGTGTCGGGCTAATAGGAATTTATAAGGCATTGAAAGAATTACAGGCTCTTGGATGGGTGCAAGGAAAGATGCCAAGGCTGGTGGCTGTACAGGCGCAAAATTGTGCTCCAATTGTAAAAGCCTGGAATGAAAAGAAACAGGTATCGGAATTCTGGCCAAACTCTTCGACTGTTGCTTTCGGGATTAATGTGCCGAAAGCTTTGGGGGACTTCCTCGTATTGGATGCTCTATATAAGACAGATGGGTGCGCGATTGCTGTAGAAGATGATGCCATCATTAATGAGCAACGAAACGTTGCTCGTCTCGAGGGGGCTTTTATTTGTCCGGAAGGAGCTGCTGCGTTTGTAGCTGCACGTCGTCTGCGCGAGAGGGGATGGATTCGCAAGGGAGAAAGAGTTGTCGTTCTTAATACGGGAATTGGATTGAAATATACGCATACCGTGGATATCGAGAGGCCAATTCTGCAACCAGGTGATCATTTACCTGAGGAGGAAAATTATTCTTAA
- a CDS encoding GNAT family N-acetyltransferase, whose translation MEIRSVKGSDYYVISPLINEWWGGRQMSDKLPKLFFDHFQNTSFIAEKDGKIIGFLIGFLSQTYPEEAYIHFVGVHPDYRKHGIGKRLYNEFFNIVKKNGRNIVRCVTSPVNKVSIAFHTKMGFEIEKNGDKEMDGVSVYTDYDGPNQDRVLFVKELI comes from the coding sequence ATGGAAATCCGTTCAGTGAAAGGGTCAGACTACTATGTCATCTCTCCACTAATCAATGAGTGGTGGGGCGGAAGGCAAATGTCTGATAAGTTACCAAAATTATTCTTCGACCATTTTCAAAATACAAGTTTCATTGCCGAAAAAGATGGAAAAATCATTGGATTTTTGATAGGTTTTCTATCTCAAACATATCCAGAAGAAGCATATATACACTTTGTTGGGGTTCATCCGGATTATAGGAAACACGGTATTGGAAAACGACTTTACAATGAATTTTTTAATATTGTTAAAAAGAATGGTCGGAATATCGTCCGTTGTGTAACTTCACCAGTGAACAAAGTGTCCATTGCATTTCATACGAAAATGGGATTTGAAATCGAAAAAAATGGAGATAAAGAAATGGACGGAGTTTCTGTATATACTGATTATGATGGACCAAATCAAGATAGAGTTTTATTTGTGAAAGAATTAATTTAA
- a CDS encoding SDR family oxidoreductase — translation MKVLVIGANGQVGQQVVNMLHAHERHTVRAMVRKQEQLEAFQKKGIEAVLADLEGTVDEIAEAAKGCDAIVFSAGSGGHTGADKTLLVDLDGAVKAMEAAEKVGIKRFVMVSSFQAHNRENWPENLKPYYVAKHYADRMLMNSGLNYTIIRPGYLRNEKGTGLVTIAENLNGGSIPREDVARTIVQSLDEPNTYKKAFDLMSGDTEIAEALKSLQ, via the coding sequence ATGAAAGTTTTGGTCATTGGCGCCAACGGACAAGTAGGTCAACAAGTGGTGAACATGCTTCATGCGCATGAACGACACACCGTTCGTGCGATGGTTCGAAAACAAGAGCAATTGGAGGCTTTTCAGAAAAAAGGAATTGAAGCGGTACTCGCTGATCTTGAAGGTACTGTCGATGAAATTGCCGAAGCAGCCAAAGGTTGTGACGCGATCGTATTCTCCGCTGGTTCAGGTGGACACACAGGAGCAGATAAAACATTGCTTGTCGATTTAGACGGTGCTGTAAAAGCAATGGAAGCTGCAGAAAAAGTCGGAATTAAACGATTTGTCATGGTGAGCTCGTTCCAAGCCCACAACCGTGAGAACTGGCCTGAAAACCTCAAACCTTATTATGTCGCCAAACATTATGCTGACCGTATGTTAATGAATAGCGGTTTAAATTATACGATTATTCGTCCTGGATATCTTCGTAATGAAAAAGGTACTGGGTTGGTTACTATAGCAGAAAACTTAAATGGTGGGAGCATTCCACGTGAAGATGTAGCAAGAACAATCGTTCAATCACTTGATGAACCAAATACGTATAAAAAAGCATTCGATTTAATGTCAGGGGATACAGAGATTGCTGAAGCGTTGAAATCGCTGCAATGA
- a CDS encoding RrF2 family transcriptional regulator, whose amino-acid sequence MNSDFSIAVHCVAYLAKKQNQRVTSEDIAQSVSVHPVRLRKILSILRKENIITSKEGAKGGFSLNDRPEHITLDKIFKITSEETLVPKCPDSNENCPIGKHLSGILIRICHNAEEHFLNYLKGVTIKDIIDEINNS is encoded by the coding sequence ATGAACAGCGATTTTTCGATTGCCGTTCACTGCGTTGCTTATCTAGCCAAAAAGCAAAACCAGCGAGTGACCAGTGAAGACATCGCTCAAAGTGTTTCTGTCCACCCAGTAAGGTTAAGGAAAATTTTGAGCATATTAAGGAAAGAAAATATTATTACTTCCAAAGAAGGGGCAAAAGGCGGATTCTCTTTAAACGATCGACCTGAACATATTACGTTAGACAAAATATTTAAAATCACTAGTGAGGAAACGCTTGTACCGAAATGCCCTGATTCCAATGAGAATTGCCCAATAGGCAAACATCTATCAGGTATACTCATTCGCATTTGTCACAATGCGGAAGAACACTTTTTAAACTATTTAAAAGGTGTGACGATCAAAGATATCATTGATGAAATCAATAATAGTTAG
- a CDS encoding protein-glutamine gamma-glutamyltransferase → MIRIQQSAVDSNLFGPSSLSKSQEKIFAALLKSPETYVYQSKHQLLFEIVLRDRIVHSAVALAKSKVRFAIFRFSKCNEQFWIRNELGGFQLKKEVLPADAINDIFVNSHLYAFECATAIVIVFYKAVLDVIDQQTFNTLFSNLLLYDWHVDKDLGIKTKKGEDYLPGDCLYFKNPEFDPQTPQWQGENTIYLGDDLHYGHGIGIKTTEGIIAALNKKRKKSATKSAYLLPQTTRVDFAYLSKFASNLEHYRLPMNNKLITGTMGSATFLYW, encoded by the coding sequence ATGATTCGAATTCAGCAATCAGCCGTCGACAGCAACTTATTCGGCCCCTCTTCTCTTTCCAAAAGTCAAGAAAAAATATTTGCAGCGTTATTAAAGTCACCGGAAACATATGTATACCAAAGTAAACACCAGCTTTTATTCGAGATCGTCCTTCGCGACCGCATCGTTCATTCCGCTGTGGCGCTCGCTAAAAGCAAAGTAAGATTCGCCATTTTCCGTTTTTCCAAATGCAATGAACAGTTTTGGATACGAAATGAATTAGGCGGGTTTCAATTAAAAAAGGAAGTGCTTCCTGCAGATGCAATAAACGATATTTTCGTCAACAGCCATTTGTACGCCTTTGAGTGCGCGACCGCCATCGTTATCGTATTTTACAAGGCAGTGCTGGATGTTATTGATCAGCAGACGTTTAATACGTTATTTTCCAATCTTTTATTATACGATTGGCATGTTGATAAAGATTTAGGAATCAAAACAAAAAAGGGAGAAGATTATCTTCCTGGTGACTGTCTTTATTTTAAAAATCCTGAATTCGATCCGCAAACGCCGCAATGGCAAGGAGAAAATACAATTTATTTAGGCGACGACCTTCATTACGGACATGGAATCGGAATTAAAACGACGGAAGGAATCATCGCCGCTCTGAATAAAAAGAGAAAAAAATCCGCGACCAAATCAGCGTATCTGCTTCCACAAACAACAAGAGTTGATTTTGCTTACTTATCGAAGTTCGCGAGCAATTTAGAACACTATCGTCTTCCAATGAACAATAAATTAATTACAGGGACGATGGGGTCAGCTACTTTCTTGTATTGGTAG
- a CDS encoding MgtC/SapB family protein — MMFDPFIKLGISAVLGLIIGLERELKRKPVGLKTCLVISISSCLLTIVSIESAYVFPLKDHITMDPLRLAAQIVSGVGFLGAGVILRRGNDSITGLTTAAIIWGAAGIGVAVGAGFYWESAFGVALLIVSVELIPFLINFFGPKQLREKEILLQITVADTKNIADVIEKIRLQHIDIKTMRIKDLDNNQHLIKLKAVIDQKRAAADVYYAIRSVDSIVHIDIESG; from the coding sequence GTGATGTTCGATCCATTTATTAAATTAGGAATATCTGCTGTATTAGGATTAATTATCGGACTGGAAAGGGAATTAAAACGAAAGCCTGTTGGCTTAAAAACTTGCTTAGTTATTTCCATTTCCAGCTGTTTGTTAACGATTGTCTCGATCGAATCTGCCTATGTATTCCCACTAAAAGACCATATTACGATGGATCCGCTCCGTCTTGCCGCGCAAATTGTATCAGGCGTTGGTTTTTTAGGAGCTGGGGTTATTTTACGGCGGGGAAATGATAGTATTACAGGATTAACTACAGCCGCGATCATTTGGGGAGCGGCTGGCATCGGAGTTGCCGTCGGTGCCGGATTTTATTGGGAGTCGGCCTTCGGGGTGGCATTATTAATTGTAAGCGTAGAACTTATTCCTTTTCTCATCAACTTTTTCGGACCGAAACAACTGCGGGAAAAAGAAATTCTATTGCAAATCACCGTGGCAGATACAAAAAATATTGCCGATGTCATCGAAAAAATAAGGCTGCAACACATCGATATTAAGACGATGCGTATTAAAGATTTAGACAACAACCAGCACTTAATTAAATTAAAAGCCGTTATCGATCAAAAGCGGGCTGCCGCCGACGTCTACTATGCGATCCGCAGCGTCGATTCAATCGTCCATATTGATATTGAGAGCGGCTGA